One Sphingobium sp. WTD-1 genomic region harbors:
- a CDS encoding MFS transporter produces MAIEFRQGWGWLVLAALTISTIGDEITLLTLMFRTAESARAYGVPALLIAELLPGLIAAPWAGRLIDRRGAGRVLVVVSALQAAAIALIAYYPAFTLAGAALLSVLFTITSAATFALIPVLASALGMTLARANSFLEVVRSLGMLAGPVAGGVLVGWMGSTNALLIDAASFTLLLLVVAMSGLRRAPQEHETEETTLLADYRPLLGNRRVMVVTGALSLEVFATAIADVAFVFLIIMTLKSGPATFGVLTALWAAGMLVGAALAERIIGCRIGLAAFGTAAIMGATMLLIGLAPVSLVIVGIAFIAGGGANSVHNVAVRTLLQSECPPADHGKVAAIYGAVTRTAAIGGYVVGGFFVPHDAPSAYLVGGLLGVGAGIIGWRIFNGGWSLAHPIRRGGV; encoded by the coding sequence ATAGCCATCGAATTTCGTCAGGGCTGGGGGTGGCTGGTCCTCGCGGCGCTGACGATCTCGACCATCGGCGATGAAATCACGCTGCTGACGTTGATGTTCCGCACCGCCGAAAGCGCGCGCGCCTATGGCGTGCCGGCGCTGCTGATTGCCGAGTTGCTTCCGGGCCTGATCGCCGCACCCTGGGCGGGCCGCCTTATCGACCGCAGAGGCGCAGGCCGCGTTCTAGTCGTCGTGTCGGCGCTACAAGCGGCGGCGATCGCGCTCATCGCCTACTATCCAGCATTCACGCTCGCCGGGGCCGCGCTGCTCAGTGTGCTGTTCACGATCACCAGCGCGGCCACCTTCGCGCTGATCCCGGTTCTGGCAAGCGCGCTCGGCATGACGCTCGCGCGGGCCAACAGCTTTCTCGAAGTCGTCCGCAGCCTCGGAATGCTCGCCGGTCCTGTCGCCGGCGGCGTGCTGGTGGGCTGGATGGGATCGACAAACGCCCTCCTGATTGACGCCGCCAGCTTCACCCTGCTGCTGCTCGTAGTCGCGATGAGCGGTCTGCGCCGCGCGCCGCAGGAGCATGAGACGGAAGAAACCACGTTGCTCGCCGATTATCGGCCGCTGCTCGGCAATCGGCGCGTGATGGTGGTGACCGGCGCGCTCAGTCTTGAAGTGTTTGCGACCGCCATCGCCGATGTCGCCTTTGTGTTCCTTATCATCATGACCCTGAAAAGCGGCCCTGCCACGTTCGGCGTGCTGACCGCTTTGTGGGCCGCCGGAATGCTGGTCGGCGCGGCCCTGGCCGAACGGATCATCGGCTGCAGGATCGGCCTGGCTGCGTTCGGAACCGCCGCGATCATGGGCGCGACCATGCTGCTGATCGGTCTCGCGCCTGTAAGCCTTGTGATCGTTGGCATCGCCTTCATCGCCGGCGGCGGCGCCAACAGCGTTCACAATGTCGCCGTACGGACCCTGCTGCAATCCGAATGCCCGCCCGCCGATCATGGCAAGGTCGCCGCGATCTACGGCGCGGTGACGCGCACCGCTGCGATCGGCGGCTATGTCGTCGGTGGCTTCTTCGTGCCGCACGACGCGCCGTCTGCCTATCTGGTGGGTGGCCTGCTCGGTGTCGGTGCCGGGATCATCGGGTGGCGAATATTCAACGGCGGATGGTCGCTGGCCCATCCGATCAGGCGGGGAGGCGTTTAA
- a CDS encoding replication initiator protein A → MSKRRDPNPTFDLFIPLMNDLPLKDQREVMERPFFSLQKRKRLKPIEYRSPDGEAWVKVEAMPAYGMATIWDADILIWAASVLNRMKEQGVNDLPRTLTTTTYDLLRAIRRGTGGRDYTELQAALSRLETTSIRTSLRAPKRRTEAQFGWLDGWSLEVDPATEQPRGMTITLSNWVYEGIVSERSLLTMHVDYFLLTGGLERAVYRIARKHAGSQRGGWTCRVELLREKAGSDAQPKEFNRMLRKIIEADQLPEYTMTMTKTVEGAPAVLFELRGAAEAAELHARLEAERERHERYEADRRRAGEVDDLMDRLARGGAR, encoded by the coding sequence GTGAGCAAGCGCCGCGATCCCAATCCCACGTTCGACTTGTTCATTCCGCTGATGAACGACCTCCCGCTGAAGGATCAGCGGGAGGTGATGGAGCGCCCGTTTTTCTCGCTCCAGAAACGTAAGCGCCTCAAGCCGATCGAATATCGCAGCCCGGACGGCGAGGCGTGGGTGAAGGTCGAGGCGATGCCCGCCTACGGCATGGCGACGATATGGGACGCCGACATATTGATTTGGGCCGCGTCGGTCCTCAACCGGATGAAGGAGCAGGGCGTCAACGATCTGCCCCGGACGCTGACCACGACGACCTACGACCTGTTGCGGGCGATCCGGCGCGGGACGGGCGGGCGCGACTATACCGAGCTGCAGGCGGCTTTGTCGCGCCTGGAGACGACTTCCATTCGCACGTCGCTGCGCGCGCCCAAGCGCCGCACCGAAGCGCAATTCGGGTGGCTGGACGGGTGGAGCCTGGAGGTCGATCCCGCGACAGAGCAACCGCGCGGGATGACCATCACCCTGTCGAACTGGGTCTATGAGGGGATTGTCAGCGAGCGGTCGCTTCTCACCATGCACGTCGATTATTTCCTGCTGACAGGCGGGCTTGAGCGGGCAGTGTATCGTATCGCGCGCAAGCACGCCGGCAGTCAGCGGGGCGGATGGACGTGCCGCGTCGAACTGCTGCGAGAGAAGGCCGGGAGTGACGCCCAGCCCAAGGAGTTCAACCGCATGTTGCGGAAGATCATCGAGGCCGACCAACTCCCCGAATACACCATGACCATGACCAAGACGGTCGAGGGCGCGCCGGCAGTACTGTTCGAGCTGCGCGGCGCGGCCGAGGCAGCCGAGCTGCACGCTAGACTAGAGGCCGAACGCGAGCGCCATGAGCGTTACGAGGCCGATCGTCGCCGCGCCGGGGAAGTGGACGATCTTATGGACCGCCTCGCGCGGGGCGGGGCACGCTAA
- a CDS encoding ParA family protein has product MQTWAIIAQKGGQSKTTIATAFAVEAAREGAAVVILDADDRQGSALYWSERRDSDDVMVKDSSVAGLPLHVSRGRDSGKVDLIIIDTPANSKDIAMLAAEQADFVVIPVAPRGLDVHSVLQTVKQVQQAGTPFAVILTQVPHQGGEGDEARAGFAAKGVAVFDSVLHFRKDFYKATPIGKTAIELDPDSKAAAELRAAYAEAKRLSGYANKPLSEVA; this is encoded by the coding sequence ATGCAAACTTGGGCTATCATCGCGCAGAAGGGCGGCCAGTCGAAGACGACCATCGCGACCGCCTTTGCCGTCGAGGCCGCCCGCGAAGGGGCGGCGGTCGTGATCCTCGATGCCGACGATCGGCAGGGGTCCGCGCTCTACTGGTCAGAGCGGCGGGATAGCGACGATGTCATGGTGAAGGATAGCAGCGTCGCAGGCCTGCCGCTGCATGTCTCACGCGGCCGCGATAGCGGCAAGGTGGACCTTATCATCATCGACACGCCGGCGAACTCGAAGGACATCGCCATGCTCGCGGCCGAACAGGCCGATTTCGTGGTGATCCCGGTCGCGCCGCGCGGCCTCGACGTTCATTCGGTCCTCCAAACCGTCAAGCAGGTGCAGCAGGCGGGAACGCCGTTCGCCGTGATCCTGACGCAAGTGCCGCACCAGGGCGGGGAGGGGGACGAGGCGCGCGCCGGCTTCGCCGCCAAGGGCGTTGCCGTGTTCGATAGCGTGCTGCATTTCCGCAAGGACTTCTACAAAGCGACGCCGATCGGCAAGACCGCGATCGAGCTGGACCCTGACAGCAAGGCGGCAGCAGAGTTGCGCGCGGCTTACGCCGAAGCTAAGCGACTAAGCGGTTATGCGAATAAGCCACTAAGCGAGGTTGCGTAA
- a CDS encoding transcription elongation protein SprT, translating into MTHQTRESWLNAVAQGVAPLFEALDAPLPDRVRVAIGFTSRGAKGKAIGECWDNRLSADGHFEIFIRPDLAHAPDAMPAQIAAILAHELVHAAVGIPAGHGKAFKRVALGLGLVGPMRATTPGEAFLAAIAPILESVGPLPHARLDTDGESTAPKKQKARMLKCECATCGYTVRTARKWLEQAGAPLCPIEDHGQMQHEPLDDDSEDEGGDAEA; encoded by the coding sequence ATGACCCACCAAACCCGTGAAAGCTGGCTCAATGCGGTGGCGCAGGGCGTGGCCCCGCTGTTCGAGGCGCTGGACGCCCCCCTGCCCGACCGCGTGCGCGTGGCGATCGGCTTCACCAGCAGAGGCGCGAAGGGCAAGGCGATCGGCGAGTGCTGGGACAACCGCTTGAGCGCGGACGGACATTTTGAAATCTTCATCCGCCCGGACCTGGCGCACGCGCCCGACGCGATGCCGGCGCAGATCGCGGCCATCCTCGCGCATGAGCTTGTCCATGCCGCAGTCGGCATCCCGGCAGGGCATGGGAAGGCGTTTAAACGAGTCGCCCTTGGGCTGGGCCTAGTCGGGCCGATGCGCGCCACCACCCCCGGCGAGGCGTTTCTTGCGGCCATCGCGCCGATTTTGGAGAGCGTCGGCCCCCTCCCCCATGCCCGCCTCGACACGGACGGAGAGTCGACCGCGCCGAAGAAGCAGAAAGCCCGGATGCTCAAATGCGAGTGCGCGACGTGCGGCTATACCGTCAGGACCGCGCGCAAATGGCTTGAGCAGGCCGGAGCGCCGCTTTGCCCGATCGAGGATCACGGCCAGATGCAGCATGAACCGCTGGATGATGACAGCGAGGATGAAGGCGGCGACGCGGAAGCCTGA
- a CDS encoding AbrB/MazE/SpoVT family DNA-binding domain-containing protein, translating into MTTLSVTTRGQVTFRKDILKHLGIQPGGKIRLDLLPDGRAELKADQPKGSWRALHGMLKGKGDGPRFTIEEINDAIAEAGAAAGVAGLDGK; encoded by the coding sequence ATGACGACATTAAGCGTGACCACGCGGGGCCAGGTGACGTTTCGGAAGGATATTCTGAAACATCTCGGCATCCAGCCCGGTGGCAAGATCAGGCTCGACCTGCTGCCCGATGGGCGGGCGGAACTGAAAGCGGACCAGCCAAAGGGTTCGTGGCGGGCGCTGCACGGGATGCTCAAGGGGAAGGGCGACGGTCCCCGGTTCACGATCGAGGAAATCAACGACGCTATTGCGGAAGCGGGCGCTGCTGCGGGTGTGGCCGGTCTGGACGGTAAATGA
- a CDS encoding type II toxin-antitoxin system VapC family toxin, whose amino-acid sequence MKITADTNVLLRLVLADDEAQGLAAVEAMESASHVAISVHSLCELAWVLERLYKKTRPEIAAAIRGVIDAENVVVNRPAVEAGLAILDAGGDFADGVIAFDGRFHGGETFVSFDKTAVKLLKGQGAAAHLLK is encoded by the coding sequence ATGAAGATCACGGCCGACACGAACGTCTTGCTGCGCCTGGTGCTGGCGGACGACGAAGCGCAGGGCCTCGCCGCCGTCGAAGCGATGGAAAGCGCAAGCCACGTTGCCATCAGCGTGCATTCACTGTGCGAACTCGCCTGGGTTCTGGAACGACTCTACAAGAAAACCCGGCCCGAAATTGCCGCCGCGATCCGAGGCGTGATCGACGCGGAGAACGTCGTCGTCAATCGCCCTGCGGTGGAAGCGGGCCTGGCTATCCTCGATGCGGGCGGCGACTTTGCGGACGGGGTGATCGCTTTCGACGGCCGATTCCACGGCGGGGAGACGTTCGTGTCCTTCGACAAAACGGCGGTCAAACTGCTGAAAGGGCAGGGGGCCGCCGCCCATCTGCTGAAATAG
- a CDS encoding histidine phosphatase family protein: MRAIFIRHGESTGNAGVPCHDLATIELTERGHEQASAVASSWTQAPALIVTSPYTRTRQTAAPTIARFPGVPVEVWPIEEFTYLQPARWNGTRSAERMPHLERYWNAADPDYCDGEGAESFATLLRRCEAALARLAAMPPASLVYVFGHGQFIQAARAIVADAHLDERAKMRAFWRKGEPPAIANAQRVGFHLQGNRWACTT, translated from the coding sequence ATGCGAGCGATCTTCATCCGGCATGGGGAAAGCACCGGCAACGCCGGCGTGCCGTGCCATGATCTCGCGACGATCGAACTGACGGAGCGCGGCCACGAACAGGCGAGTGCGGTCGCGTCGAGCTGGACGCAAGCGCCCGCGCTCATCGTCACGTCGCCCTATACCCGCACCCGGCAGACGGCCGCGCCGACGATCGCGCGCTTTCCCGGCGTGCCGGTGGAAGTGTGGCCGATCGAAGAGTTCACCTATCTGCAACCGGCGCGCTGGAACGGCACGCGCAGCGCGGAGCGGATGCCGCACCTCGAACGCTATTGGAACGCGGCCGATCCTGATTATTGCGACGGGGAAGGGGCAGAGAGCTTCGCCACCCTGCTACGGCGCTGCGAGGCCGCGCTGGCGCGGCTCGCCGCCATGCCGCCCGCCTCGCTGGTCTATGTGTTCGGGCATGGGCAGTTCATTCAGGCCGCGCGCGCGATCGTCGCTGACGCCCATCTGGACGAACGGGCCAAGATGCGGGCGTTCTGGCGCAAGGGCGAGCCGCCAGCGATCGCCAATGCGCAGCGGGTAGGGTTTCATTTGCAAGGAAATCGCTGGGCCTGCACAACGTGA
- a CDS encoding IS1182 family transposase: MGRFVEGADRRQDFLLPASLEDYVSQDNPVRLVEAFIDELDLQALGFSGATPADTGRPAYHPVTMLKIYLYGYLNRVQSSRRLEREAQRNIELMWLTGRLAPDFKTIANFRRDNGAALRGVCRQFVMLCRSLGLFSQAVVAVDGSKFKAVNNRDRNFTANKVARRIEQVDASIERYLAALDRADREPGDVAEARTDRIEEKLAGLRRHMQFLKDMESQVAAAPDHQVSLTDPDSRSMNSSGRGTGIVGYNVQAAVDTTHHLIIAHEVVTEGNDRVQLVPMGLSAKEAMGANEITVIADRGYYNGDQVLACEGTGVLPCIPKTHTAIGIKTGMFSRHDFIYDPEQDHYSCPAGAMLTKSATRSDRRDDISHYRNLVACHACALRPRCTPEKTKRLKRWDNEGVLDAMQARLDRMPDAMILRRRTVEHVFGTLKSWIGSAHLLTKGLEKVRTEISLSVLAYNIKRMIQIFGVQALIQAIRA, translated from the coding sequence ATGGGCCGTTTCGTTGAGGGGGCAGACCGGCGGCAGGATTTTCTTCTGCCAGCATCGCTTGAAGATTATGTGTCGCAGGATAATCCGGTCCGGTTGGTCGAAGCCTTTATTGATGAACTGGATTTGCAGGCGCTGGGCTTTTCCGGAGCGACGCCGGCCGATACTGGGCGCCCGGCCTACCATCCTGTAACGATGCTCAAGATCTACCTTTACGGCTATCTGAACCGGGTTCAATCGAGCCGACGGCTCGAGCGTGAGGCGCAGCGCAATATCGAGTTGATGTGGCTGACCGGACGGCTCGCGCCCGACTTCAAGACCATCGCCAACTTCCGTCGCGACAATGGGGCGGCCCTTCGCGGGGTATGCCGCCAGTTCGTCATGCTGTGCCGGTCACTGGGCCTGTTCAGTCAGGCGGTGGTCGCGGTCGATGGCAGCAAGTTCAAGGCGGTCAACAACCGGGATCGCAACTTCACGGCGAACAAGGTTGCCAGGCGTATCGAGCAGGTGGACGCCAGCATCGAGCGTTACCTTGCTGCTCTCGACCGGGCGGATCGTGAACCCGGCGATGTCGCCGAGGCCAGAACCGACCGGATCGAGGAGAAGCTGGCGGGACTGCGCCGCCACATGCAGTTCCTCAAAGATATGGAAAGCCAGGTGGCGGCAGCGCCCGATCATCAGGTATCGCTCACCGATCCGGATTCGCGCTCGATGAACAGCAGCGGTCGCGGCACCGGCATCGTGGGCTATAATGTACAAGCTGCCGTCGATACGACGCATCACCTGATCATCGCTCATGAGGTCGTCACCGAAGGCAATGATCGTGTCCAACTCGTGCCGATGGGGCTGAGCGCCAAGGAAGCGATGGGTGCCAATGAGATCACCGTCATCGCCGATCGCGGCTATTATAACGGCGATCAGGTGCTGGCCTGTGAAGGAACCGGCGTGCTGCCCTGCATCCCCAAGACCCACACCGCGATCGGCATCAAGACCGGAATGTTCAGCCGGCACGACTTTATCTACGATCCCGAGCAGGACCATTATAGCTGCCCTGCCGGTGCGATGCTGACCAAGAGCGCCACGCGATCCGACAGGCGCGACGATATAAGCCATTATCGCAATCTGGTTGCCTGCCATGCTTGCGCCCTGCGGCCGCGCTGCACGCCAGAGAAGACCAAGCGCCTCAAGCGCTGGGATAATGAAGGCGTCCTCGATGCCATGCAGGCCCGGCTCGATCGCATGCCCGATGCGATGATCCTGCGGCGACGAACGGTCGAGCATGTGTTCGGAACGCTCAAGTCATGGATCGGTAGCGCCCATCTCCTCACCAAAGGTCTCGAAAAGGTCAGAACCGAAATCAGCCTCTCGGTCCTCGCCTACAACATCAAGCGCATGATCCAGATCTTCGGCGTGCAGGCTCTGATCCAGGCGATCAGAGCCTGA
- a CDS encoding TonB-dependent receptor, producing the protein MNLDHAGAREGEALNAAVQFYTNPGVHDVTNARFSDGRRYRIDLQKPSTSIDMQIDWKHPMAPGQILSMGSAWHLDDTTQHYRFISNDSTGSFGSDMNDAYDARSGTFSAYASFQQTFGSLTIAPGLRGEANRRRISSHGADDIRINRANFFPSFHASYKLNKQLQFGASFSKRIDRVPLEYLRPYGTVEDAYTLFEGNPHLKDQSTNAYEASVQFRPGKVEAGATVYLRETRQLWSKNYLVNAAGTSVYNYVNSGNSWNSGAQFDLSFPIVPRLKASTSANLFNERTPIDTTDGRGTQRTFRYSTNATFEWNGKDRGSVPGDVA; encoded by the coding sequence TTGAACCTCGACCACGCGGGCGCGCGAGAAGGTGAAGCTCTCAACGCGGCTGTCCAGTTTTACACCAACCCGGGCGTGCACGACGTTACCAATGCCCGGTTCAGTGATGGGCGCCGTTACCGGATCGACCTGCAAAAACCCTCGACGTCGATCGATATGCAAATCGACTGGAAACATCCCATGGCTCCAGGACAGATCCTTTCGATGGGCAGCGCCTGGCATCTTGACGACACGACGCAGCACTATCGGTTCATCAGTAACGACAGCACCGGCTCGTTCGGCTCCGACATGAACGATGCGTACGATGCGCGCAGCGGCACATTTTCCGCCTATGCCTCGTTTCAGCAAACATTTGGCTCCTTGACGATCGCACCGGGCCTGCGCGGTGAAGCCAACCGGCGCCGAATTTCTAGTCATGGTGCCGACGATATCCGTATCAACCGGGCTAACTTTTTTCCAAGCTTTCATGCCAGTTACAAGCTCAACAAACAGCTGCAGTTCGGGGCCAGCTTCAGCAAGCGGATAGACAGGGTTCCGCTGGAATATCTGCGGCCCTACGGAACGGTCGAGGATGCCTACACCCTCTTCGAAGGGAACCCCCATCTCAAGGACCAGAGCACAAACGCCTATGAGGCCAGTGTGCAGTTTCGGCCCGGCAAGGTCGAAGCGGGGGCCACCGTCTACTTGCGCGAGACCCGCCAGCTTTGGAGTAAGAATTATCTGGTCAATGCCGCCGGCACCAGCGTTTACAACTACGTAAATTCGGGGAATAGCTGGAACAGCGGCGCGCAATTCGACCTCAGCTTCCCTATCGTCCCTCGGCTCAAGGCAAGCACCAGCGCCAATCTTTTCAACGAACGTACACCGATCGATACGACAGATGGACGAGGCACCCAGCGGACATTTCGCTACTCGACAAACGCGACGTTCGAATGGAATGGCAAGGATCGAGGCAGTGTACCCGGCGATGTGGCGTGA
- a CDS encoding mechanosensitive ion channel domain-containing protein, with the protein MIDSQTFSATFPFAAAMPSWLEAMLGVALLFAIAVFVNWIVKQVILKFALQLLPKDGPTPAPIVARLANIVPALILARGVGLVVHLPAGLATAIHNVANAFIILTIILAMNAALNLANRLYQRRPDAAHRPIKGYVQVLKILLFLAGAVLVIAVVMEQSPLLLLSGLGALAAVLMLVFKDTILSLVASVQLTSNDMLRVGDWIEMPALNADGDVIDIALHTIKVQNFDKTITSIPTYRLISDSFKNWRGMQDVGVRRIKRSLFIDQSSIRFLGEEDELSVRRFALIDDYLIRKQGELAQSNDHLVEHGGDVVNGRRLTNIGTFRAYVIAYLRAQTRVSGDMALLVRQLQPTAQGLPLEIYCFTATTIWSEYETIQADIFDHLLAILPEFDLRLYQAPSGHDVQRMSLGENAKKLIGVGDG; encoded by the coding sequence ATGATCGATTCGCAAACCTTCTCCGCCACTTTCCCCTTCGCGGCTGCCATGCCTTCATGGCTGGAGGCGATGCTTGGGGTCGCCCTGCTGTTTGCGATTGCGGTCTTCGTCAACTGGATCGTCAAGCAGGTGATCCTTAAGTTCGCCTTGCAGCTGTTGCCCAAGGACGGTCCGACTCCCGCACCTATCGTCGCGCGGCTCGCCAATATCGTGCCTGCGCTCATCCTCGCCCGCGGCGTCGGACTAGTCGTGCATCTGCCAGCTGGTTTGGCGACGGCGATCCATAATGTCGCGAATGCTTTCATCATCCTGACGATCATCCTGGCGATGAACGCCGCGCTCAATCTTGCAAATCGGCTCTATCAGCGCCGGCCCGATGCCGCCCATCGTCCCATCAAGGGATATGTCCAGGTCCTCAAAATCCTGCTGTTTCTTGCCGGCGCGGTGCTGGTGATTGCGGTGGTGATGGAACAGTCGCCGCTGCTACTGCTCTCGGGACTGGGCGCGCTGGCGGCAGTGCTCATGCTGGTGTTCAAGGATACGATCCTGTCGCTGGTCGCGTCGGTGCAGCTCACCTCCAACGACATGCTCCGGGTCGGGGACTGGATCGAGATGCCCGCGCTCAATGCTGATGGAGACGTGATCGATATTGCCTTGCACACGATCAAAGTGCAGAACTTCGACAAGACGATCACGAGCATACCCACCTATCGGCTTATCTCCGACAGCTTCAAGAACTGGCGCGGCATGCAGGACGTCGGTGTGCGACGGATCAAGCGATCCCTCTTCATCGACCAGAGCAGCATCCGCTTTCTGGGCGAAGAGGACGAACTGAGCGTGCGCCGTTTCGCGCTGATCGACGATTATCTAATCCGCAAACAGGGCGAACTGGCGCAATCGAACGATCACCTCGTCGAGCATGGCGGGGATGTCGTGAACGGACGGCGCCTTACCAACATCGGCACGTTTCGCGCCTATGTCATCGCGTATCTTCGCGCACAAACGCGTGTGTCGGGCGATATGGCCCTGCTCGTGCGTCAGCTCCAACCTACCGCGCAGGGATTGCCGCTGGAGATCTACTGCTTCACCGCGACGACGATCTGGTCGGAATATGAAACCATCCAGGCCGATATTTTCGATCACTTGCTCGCGATCCTGCCTGAATTCGACCTGCGCCTCTATCAGGCACCGAGCGGCCATGACGTTCAACGGATGTCATTGGGCGAGAATGCGAAGAAATTGATCGGGGTGGGAGATGGCTGA
- a CDS encoding alpha/beta fold hydrolase: MEGLKIMVEAQTPGVGDPLDGLAETMDRAAGAMIAQATFGLSPATLAQAVSDWMLHLAASPGKQTQLAAKALRKMTRLGDYAMRSATDAQAGRAIEPLPQDRRFADPAWATAPFNLVSQAFLLNQQWWHAATTGITGVTAHHEEMVAFAVRQWLDMAAPTNFLPTNPVLQQRILETGGQCLADGLRNWMTDVEALMRGLPPAGTETFQVGETLATAEGKVVYRNRLMELIQYAPTTEQVRPEPILIVPAWIMKYYILDLSPENSLVQWLTAQGFTVFMISWHNPGSTDRDLDMADYLQLGPMAALDAVAAITGGASVHAAGYCLGGTLLAIAAAAMARDGDDRLASLTLLAAQTEFCEPGELGLFIDEGQLSLLENMMWGRGYLDSAQMGGAFQMLRSNDLVWSRVLTTYLMGEREPMNDLMAWNADGTRMPYAMHSQYLRRLFLKDDLAEGRFQVNGRPIALSALRRPMFVVGTERDHVAPWRSVFKIHRLTGAPIDFVLTSGGHNAGIVSEPGHPGRSYRLLTREADGAALDPDAWLDAATRHEGSWWTAWSDWLAKLSGKAGTPPPMGAPDKGYAPLAEAPGHYVLER; the protein is encoded by the coding sequence ATGGAAGGTTTGAAGATCATGGTCGAAGCTCAGACCCCCGGCGTGGGTGATCCGCTCGATGGCCTGGCGGAGACCATGGACCGCGCCGCAGGTGCCATGATTGCTCAGGCAACCTTCGGCTTGTCGCCGGCCACGCTGGCCCAGGCCGTCTCCGACTGGATGCTGCACCTTGCCGCCTCGCCGGGCAAGCAGACGCAGCTCGCTGCCAAGGCGCTGCGCAAAATGACGCGACTGGGAGACTATGCCATGCGTAGCGCGACGGACGCGCAGGCGGGGCGCGCGATCGAGCCGCTGCCGCAGGATCGGCGCTTTGCCGATCCAGCTTGGGCGACGGCGCCGTTCAACCTCGTCTCGCAGGCCTTTCTGCTCAACCAGCAATGGTGGCACGCGGCAACGACCGGGATCACGGGCGTTACCGCGCATCATGAGGAGATGGTGGCTTTCGCCGTCCGCCAGTGGCTGGACATGGCGGCGCCCACCAATTTCCTCCCCACGAACCCCGTCCTGCAGCAGCGTATCCTGGAGACCGGCGGACAGTGCTTGGCCGACGGCCTGCGAAATTGGATGACCGACGTCGAGGCGCTGATGCGCGGCCTGCCGCCGGCCGGTACGGAAACGTTCCAGGTCGGCGAAACCCTCGCAACCGCCGAAGGCAAAGTCGTGTACCGGAACCGGCTAATGGAATTGATCCAATATGCGCCGACGACGGAGCAAGTCCGGCCCGAGCCGATCCTGATCGTGCCCGCCTGGATCATGAAATATTACATCCTCGACCTGTCGCCGGAGAATTCATTGGTCCAGTGGCTCACCGCGCAGGGCTTCACCGTGTTCATGATCTCCTGGCATAATCCCGGCAGCACCGATCGCGACCTCGACATGGCCGATTATCTGCAGCTTGGACCGATGGCCGCACTCGACGCCGTCGCCGCGATCACCGGCGGCGCTTCGGTCCATGCGGCGGGTTATTGCCTCGGCGGGACGCTGCTTGCGATCGCGGCGGCGGCCATGGCGCGCGATGGCGACGACCGGCTGGCCAGCCTCACGCTGCTCGCGGCCCAGACCGAGTTCTGCGAGCCTGGCGAACTGGGCCTGTTCATCGACGAAGGACAGCTTAGCCTACTCGAGAACATGATGTGGGGTCGAGGCTATCTCGACAGCGCTCAGATGGGCGGCGCGTTTCAGATGCTGCGCTCGAACGATCTGGTCTGGTCGCGCGTGCTCACCACTTATCTCATGGGCGAGCGCGAGCCGATGAATGATCTCATGGCCTGGAACGCGGACGGCACGCGGATGCCCTATGCCATGCACAGCCAGTATCTGCGCCGGCTGTTCCTCAAGGACGATCTCGCCGAAGGACGCTTCCAGGTCAATGGACGCCCGATCGCCCTGTCGGCGTTGCGCCGGCCGATGTTCGTGGTCGGCACGGAGCGCGATCATGTCGCGCCTTGGCGTTCGGTCTTCAAGATTCACCGGCTGACCGGGGCGCCGATCGACTTCGTGCTGACCAGCGGCGGCCATAATGCCGGGATCGTCTCGGAGCCGGGGCATCCAGGCCGGTCCTATCGTCTGCTTACTCGCGAGGCGGATGGAGCCGCGCTCGACCCCGACGCATGGCTGGATGCCGCGACGCGTCACGAAGGCAGCTGGTGGACCGCGTGGAGCGATTGGCTCGCAAAATTGTCGGGCAAAGCGGGCACGCCGCCGCCGATGGGCGCACCGGACAAGGGCTATGC